A portion of the Meriones unguiculatus strain TT.TT164.6M chromosome 14, Bangor_MerUng_6.1, whole genome shotgun sequence genome contains these proteins:
- the LOC110558312 gene encoding olfactory receptor 52P1-like, which translates to MLIFNQSGAMTFTLMGVPGLESQHLWLSIPFTSMLLPILIGNGAIILVVTDSTLHTPMYLLLALLMVADLISSLALVPKVLCLFWFDDRVTGVYACFTQMFFIHGASVVRSALLVAMAFDLFVAVCKPLRYNTILSHSLVGRLGLVALAKGVILILPMPLLLQRLTFCHMIIPHTYCDHMAVVKMACSNTRPNRMYGLFVILLVVGLDLLLIGFSYVLILQAVVRLHSRDAILKALNTCSAHIFVILITYIPALFSSITHRIGRNIPPHAHIILANLYLLVPSMFNPIIYGIKMKEIRDKVAKCLCR; encoded by the coding sequence ATGTTAATCTTCAACCAGTCCGGCGCCATGACTTTCACTCTGATGGGTGTGCCTGGCCTGGAGTCACAGCACTTGTGGCTCTCTATTCCATTTACCTCCATGCTCTTGCCCATCCTCATTGGCAATGGTGCTATCATCTTGGTTGTCACAGACTCCACTCTTCACACACCTATGTACCTACTCCTGGCCCTGCTGATGGTGGCTGACCTCATCTCTTCTCTAGCTCTTGTGCCCAAGGTCCTTTGCCTCTTCTGGTTTGATGACCGAGTCACGGGTGTCTATGCCTGTTTCACACAGATGTTTTTCATCCATGGAGCTTCAGTGGTACGATCAGCCCTACTTGTTGCAATGGCCTTTGACCTCTTTGTGGCTGTGTGTAAGCCACTACGCTACAACACGATTCTGAGCCATTCTCTCGTTGGACGCCTCGGACTTGTGGCACTCGCCAAGGGTGTAATCCTTATCCTGCCCATGCCTCTTCTGCTCCAAAGGCTGACTTTCTGTCACATGATCATTCCTCACACATACTGTGACCACATGGCTGTGGTGAAAATGGCCTGTAGTAACACCAGACCCAATCGTATGTATGGGCTCTTCGTGATCTTGCTTGTAGTGGGGCTGGATCTGCTTCTAATTGGCTTCTCCTATGTCCTCATCCTGCAGGCTGTGGTACGCCTCCATTCTCGAGATGCCATCCTCAAAGCCCTCAACACCTGCTCAGCCCACATCTTTGTCATTCTCATCACTTATATACCTGCACTGTTTTCATCTATCACCCACCGCATTGGACGTAACATTCCACCTCACGCTCACATTATCCTCGCCAATCTCTACCTTCTCGTACCTTCAATGTTCAACCCGATTATCTATGGTATAAAAATGAAGGAGATACGGGACAAGGTGGCCAAATGCTTGTGCAGATGA
- the LOC110558311 gene encoding olfactory receptor 52D1-like — translation MMPCNSTGQPSFFILEGIPGMEDKHRWISIPFSSMYFITVVGNCTILLTISMERSLHKPMFLLLFLLALTDLGMSTTTIPKVLCIFWFRQSEISYRGCLVQLFFIHSISAMQSSVLMTMAFDRYVAICKPLRYSTILSNRHIGLIGLASLVRAILFILPMPVLLQHMPFRASRVIPTTYCEHMAVVKMVCVDTTVNRIYGLVVALLVVGMDISAIASSYVLIIRAVMRLSSKEAHHKAVSTCTTHISVMLVSYTPSLFSFLTHRFGKGIPPHVHTILGNLYFLVPPMLNPIIYGVKTKEFRDKVTKYLCRRKEPIIFSHSQKLV, via the coding sequence ATGATGCCTTGCAACAGCACTGGCCAGccttctttcttcattcttgaAGGCATTCCTGGGATGGAAGACAAGCACAGATGGATATCTATCCCCTTCTCCTCCATGTACTTCATCACTGTGGTGGGGAACTGCACCATTCTTCTCACCATCTCCATGGAGCGCTCCCTGCACAAACCCATGttcctgcttctcttcctgttGGCACTCACAGACCTGGGCATGTCTACAACCACCATTCCTAAGGTGCTCTGCATCTTCTGGTTTAGACAGAGTGAGATCAGCTACAGAGGCTGTTTGGTCCAGCTGTTCTTCATCCACTCCATCTCAGCCATGCAGTCATCTGTCCTGATGACCATGGCCTTTGACCGTTATGTGGCTATCTGTAAGCCCTTGCGTTATTCCACCATCCTTTCCAATCGTCACATTGGGCTCATTGGCCTAGCAAGCTTGGTACGAGCGATCCTCTTTATTCTCCCCATGCCTGTCCTCCTCCAACATATGCCCTTTCGTGCCAGTCGAGTCATCCCCACTACCTACTGTGAGCACATGGCTGTGGTGAAGATGGTATGTGTGGATACCACAGTCAACCGGATATACGGTCtggttgtggccttgttggtggtTGGGATGGACATCTCAGCTATTGCTTCCTCCTATGTGCTCATCATACGAGCTGTCATGCGTCTCTCTTCCAAGGAGGCCCACCACAAAGCAGTCAGCACCTGCACCACACACATCTCTGTCATGCTCGTCTCCTAcaccccctctcttttctcttttctgactCATCGCTTTGGGAAAGGCATTCCGCCTCACGTCCACACCATTCTTGGCAACCTCTACTTCCTTGTACCGCCAATGCTTAATCCTATTATTTATGGAGTAAAGACTAAGGAATTCCGGGACAAAGTTACCAAATATTTATGTAGGAGGAAGGAGCCTATAATTTTTTCTCACAGTCAAAAACTTGTTTGA